CGGCCCCGCGAGGTGCGCGGAGTTGTAGACGACGCCCCGCTCCTCGCCCGGCTCGTAGGCGCCCCACACCAGGTGGATGCCGAGCCGGCGGGCGAGGTCGGTGTACGGCGCGGTGCCGGCGCCCGGCGACGCCTGGAGCAGGTCCCACAGCTCCTCGGCACCCATCGCGGGACCGAAGCCGGTCGTCACGGTCTCGGGCAGCACGACGAGCTCGGCACCGGTGGCCTCGACGGAGCGCTCGACCCAGGTCAGCGCGCGTTCGGTGTTGCCCGCGATGGACTCGGGCGTCAGCGGCGCCGAGCTCGGGGCGACCTGGACGGCGGCAGCGACGACGTCACGCATCAGCGGGACCGCCGTCCGAGCAGGGCGCCGACGACGACCCCGACGAGCACGAGGCCGGCGCCGGTGAGGGTGCCCTTGAGGAAGGCGTCCGGCGAACCGCCCGCGGAGGGCGCGGACGCGGCCGCACCCGGCCGCGAGAAGCTGCGCTGGCCCTCGGCCCCGGTCGAGGCCGAGGCCGCGGCGTTGCCCGCCCCGCCCTCGCGCGTCTCGGCCGCGGTCTGGTCGGTGGGGCTGATCGCGGAGGCCGTCGGGCCGACGGGCGCCGGGCCGTTCTGGAGGTGGTCGTCGATCGCCTTGAAGAACTCGGCCGCGAGGCGCTTGCCGACGCTGGCGAGCATCCGCTGGCTGACGCCGCCGATCATGCCGCCGACGACGGCGTCGGCGACGAAGCGGATGAGGGTGCCCTCGCCCTGCGCCTCCATGTCGACGTCGACCTCGACCTGGATGGTGCCGGGGCCCCCGGCGCCGGAGGCGACCATCTTCAGGTAGTGCGGCTCCCGCTTGTCCTTGAGGTGCACCTCGCCCTCGTAGGTGCCGCGGATCGCGGCGACGCCGGCGCTGATCGTCATCCGGTAGGAGTCCTCGGTGACCGTCTCGAGCTGCTGGCAGCCCGGGATCGTGGCGACGAGGACGGCCGGGTCGTTGAACGCCGCCCAGAGGGCGTCGATGCTGCTGGTCAGCGTTGCTTCGCCGGTGACCTTCACGCGCGGGCCTCACTTTCGGTGGATGCTGCGGGGGTTGCCGCAGAGGAGTGCTCGGGGAGGACGGACGCCGGGTCGACCCAGCGCACGCTCTCCGTCCCCGGCATGGTGTTGACGAGCGGCTCGGGGTACGCCGCGGCGCGGCGCAGGTCGAACAGCTCGGACGGCGAGATCGGCATCCGCACGATCGGGATGCCCTCGGCGTCCTCGATGGCCGCCGCGATGGCCGCGGAGGTCGGGATCACGCCGGCCTCGCCCGCGCCCTTGATCCCCAGCGGGTTGAGCGGGGAGGGCGTCTCCAGGTGGTCGATGTCGATGCTGGTGGGCACCTCGGAGGCGTACGGCATGAGGAAGTCCATGAAGGACGCGTTGGCCAGCTGGCCGGCCTCGTCGTACGCCATGATCTCGTAGAGCGCGCCGCCGACGCCCTGGGCGACGCCGCCGTGGATCTGGCCCTCGACGATGCGGGGGTTGATCATCTTCCCGCAGTCGTGCACGACGGCGTACTTGAGGATCGAGATCTCCGCCGTCTCCGGGTCGGTCTCCACGATGACGGCGTGGGCGCCGGCCGCGAAGGTCGAGTACGGCGGGGAGTAGTAGTCCGTCTCGTCGAGGCCGGGCTTCTCCCCCGGCGCGACCGGCGGCTTGGCGTAGTCGACCGGGCCGCCGCTGAACTGGGTGGCGGCCTTGCTGGCCTCGTCGAACGCGTAGCGCAGCGGGTTGGACAGCACCGCGACGGTGCCGATGCCCACGGCGGTCGAGGGGTCGCCCTTGACCTGCACCATGCCCTCGACGATCTCGAGGTCGCCCGGGTCGGCCTCGAGCGCGTCGGCGGCGAGCCGCAGCGTGCGCTCCTTGACCTTGCGGGCGGCGAGCGCGATCGCGCTGCCGCTCATGACGGCACCGCGGGACGCGAAGGTGCCGACGGAGTAGCCGAAGCGGCGCGTGTCACCGGTCGTGACGATGACGTCCTCGAACGGCACCCCGAGCTCGGTCGCGACGATCTGCGCGAACGCGGTCTGGTGGCCCTGGCCCTGCGACGTGATGCCGGTCGCGACCTTGACCTTGCCCGAGGTCAGCACCTGCACGTGGCCACCCTCGTACGGGCCGGGGCCGGTGCCCTCGACGTAGAACCCCAGGCCGATGCCGACCTTGCGGCCCTCGGCGCGGGCGTCGGCGCGGATCTTCTCGAACTCGTCCCAGCCCACCAGCGTGCGCAGCTTGTCGGCGAGCGCCGGGTAGTTGCCCGAGTCGTAGCGCAGCGGCCGCCCGTCCTGGAACATCAGGCCGAAGTCGACCGGGAAGTCCTCGGGCTGGATGAAGTTGGCGGCGCGCACGTCGAGGCGGTCCTTGCCCAGGTACTGCGCGATGCGGTCCATCGTGCGCTCCATGGCGTAGACGCCCTGGGGCCGGCCGGCGCCGCGGTACGGCGTCACGAGCACCGTGTTGGTGTAGAGGCTCGTGAACGTCACCCGGTAGGCGCCCGGCCGGTAGGGGCCGAGCAGCTGCGTGGAGGCGTTGATCGGCACGATGAGGCCGTAGGGGATGTAGGCGCCGTGGTCGTGGAGGATGTCGACCTCTAGCCCGAGGACGCGACCGTCGTCGTCGAAGCCGACCTGCACGGTGAGCAGCTGGGCGCGCTCGTGGGCGCTGGAGACGAAGTGCTCGCGCCGGTCCTCGGTCCACTTCACGTCGCGGCCGAGCCGGATCGCGGCCCACGGGACCATGATCTCCTCGGGCCACGGGTGCACGATCTTCACGCCGAAGCCGCCGCCGACGTCGGGGGTCACGACGTCGACCTGGGTCAGCTCGAGGCCGAGCTTCGCCGAGACCGCGCCGCGCACGCCGGTCGACGTCTGCGTCGCCGTCCAGAGCGTCAGCTTCTCCTCGTGGGCGTCCCAGCGGGCGTGGACGCCCTTGCCCTCCATGGGCATGCAGGCGCTGCGCTCGATGTCCCACTCGAAGGTCAGGCGGTGCGGGGCCTCGGCCACCGCGCTGGCGGCGTCGCCGTACGCCTGGGTCGAGACCGCGGCGGCGTTGCCGGGGATGTCGTCGTAGACGAGCTCCTCGGCCGCGGCCGCCTTGCGGAGACCGACGACGGGCTTGAGCACCTCGTAGTCGACCTTCACGAGCGCCGCGGCGTCCTCCGCGACGTACCGGTCGCGGGCGATGACCATCGCGACGGCCTCGCCGACGTGGTTCACCGCGTCCTTCGCCAGGGCGTAGCCGGTGCGCGGGTGGGTGAGGTCGGGGTGCGGGATGAGCAGCGGCAGGGGCTCCGCGGCCGGGCCGGAGAGGTCGTCCCACGTGTAGACGGCGACGACGCCCTCGAGCTCGTAGGCCTCGTAGGGGTCGATGTCGCGGATCCGGGCGCGGGCGTGGGGCGTGCGCACGAACGCGGCGTGGAGGGTGCGGTCGTCGCCGATGTCGTCGACGTAGCGGCCCTTGCCGGTCACCAGGCGCGGGTCCTCGACGCGCTTGACGGGCTCGCCGAAGCTGCGGGTGCTCACGCGTCGCTCCCCTCGGTGGACCCGGCGCGCTCCTTCTGGATCTCCGCGGCGCGGAGCACGGAGGCGACGATGTTCTGGTACCCGGTGCAGCGGCACAGGTTGCCGCCGACGGCCTCGCGGGCCTCCTCGGGCGTCGGGTCGGGGTTCTCCTCGATGAACGCGGAGACGGTCGTGAGGAAGCCGGGCGTGCAGAAGCCGCACTGCAGGCCGTGGCAGTCGACGAACGCCTGCTGCGTGGGGCTCAGCCGACCGTCCGGCTCCGTGAGGCCCTCGACGGTGGTGACGTCGTGGTCCTCGGCGCTCACCGCGAGCATGAGGCAGCTGCGCACGGGCTCGCCGTCGAGCAGCACGGTGCAGGCGCCGCAGACGCCGTGCTCGCAGCCGACGTGGGTGCCGGTCAGGCCGAGGTCCTGGCGCAGGGCGTCGCAGAGGGTGCGGCGCACCGGCAGCTCGACGCGGCGGGGCATCCCGTTGACGCGGAGCCGCACCTCGAGGTGCTGCTCGCCGACGTCCGTGTGGTCCGTGCTCGTCATGCCCGTGCTCCTTCGGTCGTCGTGATCGCGCGCGCCGCGGCCTCGCGGGTCAGGCGCTTCGTCAGCACCGACGCGAGGTGGCGGCGGAAGTCGGCGCTCGCGTGGAGGTCGCCCGGCGGGTCGATCCGGTCGCGCACCCAGTCGCCGAGAGCGGCGTGGTCCACCTCGTCGTACGCGGTGCCGCGCACCACCTCGGTCAGGTCGAGCACCTCGGGGACGTCGTGGACGGAGACGAGGGAGAGCTGCAGCGAGACGTACTGCTCCGCCTCGTCGAGCACCGCCACGACGCCGGCGCCGCACATGGCGTAGTCGCCGTGGCGACGGCAGATCTCGTCGAAGGCGGTGCCGAAGCGGCCCTCCGGGGCGGGGAAGTACGCCGCCACCGCCAGCTCGTCGTAGGCGAGGCACGACTCCATGGGGCCCACGAAGAAGTCGGCGGCGTCGATGGTGCGCTCGCCGCGGACGGAGCGCGCGACGACGTGCCCGCCGAGGAGGGCGAGCACGGTCGGCATCTCGGCGGAGGGGTCGGCGTGGGCGAGGCTGCCCACGGTCGTGCCGCGGTTGCGGATCGTCGGGTGGGCGACGTGGCGCAGCGCCTGGCCGACGAGCGGCACGGCCGCCGCGGCGGCCTCGTCGCGCTCGAGACGAGCGTGGCGCACGAGGGCGCCGATGCGGACCCCGGCGTCGTCCACCTCCAGCGCCGACAGCTCGTCGGTCAGTCGGTTGATGTCGACGAGGTGGGCCGGCGAGGCCAGGCGCATGGCCATGACCGGCACCAGGCTCTGACCTCCTGCCAGCACCTTCGCGTCCGTGCTGTGCTCCGCGAGCACGTCGAGAGCCTCGGCCACGGTGCGGGGTGCGTGGTAGGTGAACTTCGGGGTCTTCATGGTCTCCCTGTCCGGTGAGGGAGGCCTGCACCCTCCTGCAGGCCTCCCCGTGTCCGTGCGGTGTCCGGCTGAGGGCCGGTGGCGACGCTCAGCGGGCGACGGGTCCGTCCGCCGGGCCGCCGGTGGGGCCGGGGGTGCCGGCCCGGTCGTCGCCCGCGTGGTCGCCGAGCCAGTCCGCGGGCGCGAACGGCTTGACGGCGTGGTAGGCCACGATGGTCACGATCGTGCCGAGAGCGATGCCGGTGATCGAGAACGAGTCGGTGAACGTGAGCGCCACGTCGCCGATGCCGATGACGAGACCGGCGGCCAGCGGCACCAGGTTGAGCGGGCTGCCGAACGAGACCTTGTTGTCCACCCAGATCTTCGCGCCCAGCAGGCCGATCATGCCGTAGAGCACCACGGTGATGCCGCCGAGCACGCCGCTGGGGACGGCCGCGACGACCGCGCCGAACTTCGGCGAGAAGCCGAAGAGGATCGCGACGACCGCGGCGACGTAGTAGGCCGCCGTCGAGTAGACGCGGGTGGCCGCCATGACGCCGATGTTCTCGGCGTACGTCGTGGTCGGCGAGCCGCCGACGAGGCCGGCGAGCGCGGTGCCCGCACCGTCGCCCATGAACGCGCGGCCCATGTAGGGGTTGAGGTTGCGCTTGGTCATCTCCTCGACGGCCTTCACGTGGCCGGCGTTCTCGGCGACGAGCGCGATGACGCCCGGGATGATGAGCAGGATGAACGTGGCGCTGAAGGTCGGCAGGTGCGCGCCCGAGAGCACGGTGCCGTCGGGCTGCGTGATGCTCTCCGGCAGGCCGATCCAGTTCGCGGCGCCCACGGCGGAGAAGTTGATGCGATCGGCCTCGGAGCCGTCGGCCGCCGTCAGCGGGCCGGACACCGTGTCGAGGAACCACGAGAACGCGGTGCCGAAGATGAGGCCCATGAGCACGGCGACGCGCGAGATGAAGCCGCGCACCACGACGGAGACGACGATGACGAAGACCATCGTGGCCAGCGCGGTCCACTGGTCGGCGGGCCAGTAGATGTCGGCGACGACCGGCGCCAGGTTGAAGCCGATGAGCATGACGACCGCGCCGGTGACGGCGGGCGGCAGGACCTTGTCGATCATGCGGCCGCCGACGAAGTGCACGAGCACGCCGATGCCGAACAGGATCACGCCGGCCACGAGGATCGCGCCGGTGACGTCGGAGCTCTCGCCGCCCTGCGCGCGGATCGCGCCCGCCGCCGCGACGAACGCGGCGCTGGTGCCCAGGTAGGACGGGATCTTGTCGTTGACGATCAGCAGGAACAGGATCGTCGCGATGCCGGACATGAGCACGGCGAGCTGCGGGTTGAGGCCCATGATGATCGGGAACACGAATGTGGCGCCGAACATCGCGACCACGTGCTGCGCACCGAGACCGATGGTCCGCGGCCACGACAGGCGCTCGTCCGGCGCGACGACCCCGCCCGGGGGCGGCGTGCCACCGTCTCCGTAGAGCGTCCACTTCAAAGCCATCGCAGTCTCCTCTCAAGGGCGGCACGTCCTGCGTGCCCTGGTGCCGTGCTGCCCGAGCATCGGACCGACGTGTGGCCTCGACCACACGCGGTCCGCTGAGCCTACGGAGACGCCACCCCCGCTACATCATCGACTTCTGCCAGCGTCACCGCTGCCGCGTTGTGCACTTCTGGCCACGGGGACACGTTGCGGCAACACCTCGCTCACCGACCGCAACGAGAGCGCCTGCAACGCGACGGCGATGTTGAGCCGCAGGTGCGCGTCGGTGGTGAACGGCCCGATCATCCGCTCCAGCTTGGTGATCCGGTAGCGCAGGGTGTTGTAGTGGAAGAGCAGGTGCCGCGCGGTCTCCGCGACGTTGAGGTTGTGGTCGAGCAGGGCCTGCAGCGTCGTGCGCAGGTCGTCGCTCTCGGCGTCGTCCGAGGCGAGCTCGCCGAGGGTGTCCGCGACGAAGCCGGCCAGCTCCCCGGGGTCGGAGACGAGGCTGAGCAGGCGGTGGATGCCGAGGGAGTCGAACTCGACGACCGCGCCCGGCCCCTGCAGCCACCGTCCGACCCGGACGGCGCTCCGCGCCTGCTCGTACGCCGCGGGCAGGTCCCCCACGTCGGTGAAGACGCGCGAGAGACCGGTGCAGAAGGTGCGTCGGCCGCCGCCCCCGTCGCCGGCGACGCGCGTGACGAAGGGCCGCACGAGGTCGCGCACGCTGCCGCCGCGGTCGGGGTCGACCCCGAGCACCACCACGACCTCCCCGCCGAGGCCGACGACGGCCGCGCCGGGATCGGCGGAGCGGACGACGGAACGCCAGGCGGCGAAGAACCGGTCCTGCGGGGGCGCGGCGCCAGCCGCCGGCCGGAAGGGCGGCGGCGGGTCGTCGTGCTGCGCGACGAGCACGACCGCGGGCCGCTCGAAGCGCCAGCCGAGCATCGCGGCGTGGGCGACGACCTCGTCGGGGTCGCCGGCGCGGCCGGCCAGCACGTCGCGCAGGAAGTCGCCCTCGTACTTGCTCTCGACGGCCGCCAGCTCGCGCTGCTTGGTGATGCTCAGCGCCATGACCGTGGCGGCGCGGCGCAGCGCGTGCTCGTCGGCCGGCTCGAGGCTGCGCCGCGTGGCCGTGGCGACGAGGCGGCCGTGGTCCTGGCGTCCGGCGACCACGGGCACGACGATGCGCTGCGGGGGGCCGTCGCTGAACCCGTAGGCCAGCGTCTCCACCCGCACGCGCCCGGTGGGGTCGCGCTCGAGCCCGTCGTCCTCGCTGATGTCCTCGGGCCCGTGCGCGGCGCGGCCGGGCTCGGTGCGGTCGGTCTCGACCAGCACCCGGCCGTCGGCGGTCGTCACCAGCACGCGCGCCCCGACGAGCCGCGACACGTGGTCGGCGACCTCGGCGAGACCCTCCCCCGCGGTGATCCGCTGGAGGAGCTCGTGGTGGAGGTGCTCGGAGCGGGCCAGCAGCACGCTCTGGCGGTTGAGCACCTCGGACAGCACGACGGAGAGCACGTCGTCGAAGCCGAGGTCGGGCAGCGTGAGCACGGGGAACGAGCGCCGCTCGGCCTCCTCCAGCACGCTCGCGGGGAGGGCGTCGATGTAGCGCCCGAGCTTGATCCCGAGCCCCGCGGCGCCGCGCTCGTCGAGCTCGACGACGAGGTCGACGAGCTGCTCGGGGTCCTCCCGCAGCGGGTAGCCCGTGGTCAGCAGCAGCTCCTGCTCCCGCATCCAGGGCCCGATGTCGGGCACCTCCATGACGTTGAGGCGCTCGATGCGGCGGCGCAGCCCGGCCGCCCCGGCGACGCAGGTGGTGCCCGCCAGCTCGGGCAGCTCGAGCATCTGGGCGACGGAGATCCCGTAGCCCCAGGACTCCTGCACCGGGCGGTCGAAGATCATGGGCGACACTTGTCCAGAGTCACCGTGATCCTTGGCACTTTCGTACATGGGGGGACCGTACCCGCTCCGACTAGCGTCCGTGCGGTGACCTCCCCCGCCGACGCCGACCTCGCGCTGAGCGGCCGCGTGGCCGCCCCGGCCCGCGAGCTGCGGGTCGCGCTGGCGGCCCGCGCCGCGGCGTACCTCGTCGACGCCGGCAGCGGTCAGCCCGTCTGTGCGCTCGTCGAGCACGACGCCGTCGTCGTGCCCGACGCGGTGCGGCTCCCGCCCGGGCTGGCCTGGGAACAGGTGCTCGCGGCCCGCACCACCCACCCGATCCTCCTCGGCGACGACGTCCTGCGCTGCGACGACGTGGTCGTCCCCGTGCGCGCCGCCACGGACAGCCGCCTGCGGATCGCCGGGGTCGACGCCGCCGACCCCGCCGCCGCGGCCCGACGCCTGACCGCGGCACGGGACCGCGTCGCGGCGCGGACCGCGGCCACCGACTCCCCCTGGCCCGCCGTGACCCACGCCTGGACCGGCGGCCACGCCACCCCGGCCGCCCTGGCCACCGACGCCCCCGGGCTGGTCGGCCGCGGCCCCGGCCTCACGCCGACCGGCGACGACCTCTGCTCCGGCGTGCTGCTCGTGCACCGGGTGCTCGGGACGCCCGGCACCGACGCCGCGGCCGCCGTCGTGCTCGACCTGGCCCGCACCCGCACCACCACGGCCTCCCGCCTGCTCCTCGCCGCCGCCGCCGAGGGGCGCGCGACCCCCGCCGCACGGCGCGTGCTCACCACCCTGCTCGCCCCCGCTCCCGGGGGCCCCGAGGTCACTGGCGCCCTCGGGGTCCTCGACCGCCACGTCGCCGCCCTGCTGGCCCTCGGCCACACGTCGGGCGCCGACCTCGCCGACGGGATCCGCGACGGCCTGCTCGCCGCCTCCGGCTCCCGCTCCCTGCTCTCCCCCGTGCCGTCCACCGAGAGGAACTGCGCATGAGCGCCACTGGTACCGACGTCCACCACGTCGAGGTCCGACGGGGGCGGTACGTCGACTCCGTCTCCCTGATGCAGGTCTCCGCGACCGTGGCGGCGACGCCCGGCGTCCACAAGGCCCAGGTCGCGATGGCGACCGAGCTCAACCTGGACGTGCTGACCGGCATGGGGTTCGAGATCCCGGCCGACGCCGGCCCGAACGACATGATCGTCGCCGTCTCCGCGGAGGGCGACGAGGCCGTCGCCGCCGCACTGGCCGTCATGGAGGACGCCGTCGCGTCCATCGGTCGCGGCGGGGGCTCCGGTGACACGTTCGGCGGCGAGCCCGCCCCGCGCACCACCCGCTGGGCGGTCGAGCGCAGCGGCGCTCCCCTCGCGGTCGTCTCCGTGCCGGGCGAGCACGCGTTCGCCGAGGCCATGGGCGCCCTCGACGCGGGCAGCTCCGTGCTCGTCTTCAGCGACAACGTGCCGCTCGAGCACGAGGTGCTCCTCAAGCGCACGGCCGCCGACCGCGGCCTGCTCGTCATGGGCCCCGACTGCGGCACGGCCATCGTCGGCGGCGTCGGCCTCGGCTTCGCCAACGTCGTGCGCCGCGGCCCGGTCGGCGTCGCCGCCGCCTCCGGCACCGGCGCCCAGCAGTTCACCAGCCTCCTGCACACCGCGGGCGTCGGCGTCTCCCACTGCCTCGGCCTGGGCGGGCGCGACCTGTCCGAGGCCGTCGGCGGCCTCTCGGCCCGCGCGGCGCTCGCCGCCCTCGACGCGGACCCCGCCACCGAGGTCATCGTCGTCGTCTCGAAGCCCCCGCACCCGGCCGTCGCGGCCGACCTGCAGGAGTACGCCGCCACGCTCGCCACCCCCGTCCACCTCGTGCTGCTCGGGGCCGGCCAGCCGACCATCACGGCCGGCGTCGAGAAGGTGCTCGCCGAGCTCGGCGTGGACCGCCCGGACTGGCCCACGTGGGGCGTGCCCGACGAGGCACCCCGGGTCAGCGGGGCCCTGCGCGGCCTCTTCGCGGGCGGCACCCTCTGCGACGAGTCCATGCTCATCGCGGCCGAGACCCTCGGCGACATCCGCTCCAACATCCCGCTGCGGCCCGAGCTGGCCCTGCCGGCCGGTCTCGAGCACGACGGCCACCTGATGATCGACTTCGGCGACGACACCCTCACCCAGGGTCGTCCCCACCCGATGATCGACCCGGGCCTGCGCCTCGCGCGGCTCGAGAAGGAGGCGGCCGACCCGGCCACCGGCGTCGTGCTCCTCGACGTGGTGCTCGGCCACGGGGCGCACGCCGACCCGGCGGGCGACCTCGCCCCGGCGGTCACCGCTGCGCGCCGTACCGCCGCCGACGCGGGCCGCGAGCTCGCCGTCGTCATCTCCCTGTGCGGCACCGACGCCGACCCGCAGGGTCTCGAGGCCCAGGCCGCCGCGCTCGCGGCGGCCGGCGCCTCCGTCTTCTCGTCCAACGCCGCGGCGACCCGCTACGCGGTCGCCCTCGTCTCCGGAGGCCAGCGATGAACACCCTCGACCTTCTCGACGGCACGCCGTCCGTCGTCGGCACCGGCGTCGCCCTCTTCTCCGACGCGCTGCGCGCCCAGGGCGTCGACGTCACCGACGTCGACTGGACCCCGCCGCCCGCCGGCACCTCCGCCGCCCTGGCCCGCGTGCTCGCCGACCCGCGCCGCGTCGAGGCGAACCGCCTCGCCGCGGAGCGCATGCTCGCCGCGGGCGCCGAGCTCGTCGACGTGCGCCTGGCCAGCGAGGCGCTCGACCTCCAGCCCGGCCACTTCCTGCACGCCGGTCCCCCGATCACCTGGGAGCGCGCCTCCGGGCCGCTCCGCGGCGCGCTCATCGGCGCGGTGCTGTTCGAGGGCCTCGCCAGCGGTCCCGAGGAGGCGGAGCGCAAGCTCGCGTCGGGGTCCTTCACGTGGGAGCCCTGCCACCACCGCGGCGCCGTCGGCCCCATGGCCGGTGTCGTGAGCCCGTCGATGTGGGTCTTCGAGCTCACCGACCCGTCCAGCGGGCGCACGTCGTGGTGCTCGCTCAACGAGGGTCTCGGCAAGGTGCTGCGGTACGGCGCCTACAGCGAGGAGGTCATCACCCGCCTCCGCTGGATGAGCGAGGTGCTCGGCCCCGCCCTGCAGAGCGGCGTGCGCCGCGCCCGCGACCGCGGCGCGGAGCTCGACATGCTGGCGATCGTCGCGCAGATGGTGCAGATGGGCGACGAGGGCCACAACCGCAACCGCGCCGGGACGCTCATGTTCATGCGCGACCTGCTCCCCGACATCCTCGAGGCCGGCGTGGACCCGCTGCGCCTGGCGGAGGTCGTGCGGTTCATCGGCGGCAACGACCACTTCGCCCTCAACCTGGTGATGCCGACCTGCAAGCTCATCACGAGCG
This Nocardioides alkalitolerans DNA region includes the following protein-coding sequences:
- a CDS encoding carbon monoxide dehydrogenase subunit G, with the protein product MKVTGEATLTSSIDALWAAFNDPAVLVATIPGCQQLETVTEDSYRMTISAGVAAIRGTYEGEVHLKDKREPHYLKMVASGAGGPGTIQVEVDVDMEAQGEGTLIRFVADAVVGGMIGGVSQRMLASVGKRLAAEFFKAIDDHLQNGPAPVGPTASAISPTDQTAAETREGGAGNAAASASTGAEGQRSFSRPGAAASAPSAGGSPDAFLKGTLTGAGLVLVGVVVGALLGRRSR
- the cutA gene encoding aerobic carbon-monoxide dehydrogenase large subunit, with protein sequence MSTRSFGEPVKRVEDPRLVTGKGRYVDDIGDDRTLHAAFVRTPHARARIRDIDPYEAYELEGVVAVYTWDDLSGPAAEPLPLLIPHPDLTHPRTGYALAKDAVNHVGEAVAMVIARDRYVAEDAAALVKVDYEVLKPVVGLRKAAAAEELVYDDIPGNAAAVSTQAYGDAASAVAEAPHRLTFEWDIERSACMPMEGKGVHARWDAHEEKLTLWTATQTSTGVRGAVSAKLGLELTQVDVVTPDVGGGFGVKIVHPWPEEIMVPWAAIRLGRDVKWTEDRREHFVSSAHERAQLLTVQVGFDDDGRVLGLEVDILHDHGAYIPYGLIVPINASTQLLGPYRPGAYRVTFTSLYTNTVLVTPYRGAGRPQGVYAMERTMDRIAQYLGKDRLDVRAANFIQPEDFPVDFGLMFQDGRPLRYDSGNYPALADKLRTLVGWDEFEKIRADARAEGRKVGIGLGFYVEGTGPGPYEGGHVQVLTSGKVKVATGITSQGQGHQTAFAQIVATELGVPFEDVIVTTGDTRRFGYSVGTFASRGAVMSGSAIALAARKVKERTLRLAADALEADPGDLEIVEGMVQVKGDPSTAVGIGTVAVLSNPLRYAFDEASKAATQFSGGPVDYAKPPVAPGEKPGLDETDYYSPPYSTFAAGAHAVIVETDPETAEISILKYAVVHDCGKMINPRIVEGQIHGGVAQGVGGALYEIMAYDEAGQLANASFMDFLMPYASEVPTSIDIDHLETPSPLNPLGIKGAGEAGVIPTSAAIAAAIEDAEGIPIVRMPISPSELFDLRRAAAYPEPLVNTMPGTESVRWVDPASVLPEHSSAATPAASTESEARA
- a CDS encoding (2Fe-2S)-binding protein, whose translation is MTSTDHTDVGEQHLEVRLRVNGMPRRVELPVRRTLCDALRQDLGLTGTHVGCEHGVCGACTVLLDGEPVRSCLMLAVSAEDHDVTTVEGLTEPDGRLSPTQQAFVDCHGLQCGFCTPGFLTTVSAFIEENPDPTPEEAREAVGGNLCRCTGYQNIVASVLRAAEIQKERAGSTEGSDA
- a CDS encoding FAD binding domain-containing protein, which produces MKTPKFTYHAPRTVAEALDVLAEHSTDAKVLAGGQSLVPVMAMRLASPAHLVDINRLTDELSALEVDDAGVRIGALVRHARLERDEAAAAAVPLVGQALRHVAHPTIRNRGTTVGSLAHADPSAEMPTVLALLGGHVVARSVRGERTIDAADFFVGPMESCLAYDELAVAAYFPAPEGRFGTAFDEICRRHGDYAMCGAGVVAVLDEAEQYVSLQLSLVSVHDVPEVLDLTEVVRGTAYDEVDHAALGDWVRDRIDPPGDLHASADFRRHLASVLTKRLTREAAARAITTTEGARA
- a CDS encoding solute carrier family 23 protein produces the protein MALKWTLYGDGGTPPPGGVVAPDERLSWPRTIGLGAQHVVAMFGATFVFPIIMGLNPQLAVLMSGIATILFLLIVNDKIPSYLGTSAAFVAAAGAIRAQGGESSDVTGAILVAGVILFGIGVLVHFVGGRMIDKVLPPAVTGAVVMLIGFNLAPVVADIYWPADQWTALATMVFVIVVSVVVRGFISRVAVLMGLIFGTAFSWFLDTVSGPLTAADGSEADRINFSAVGAANWIGLPESITQPDGTVLSGAHLPTFSATFILLIIPGVIALVAENAGHVKAVEEMTKRNLNPYMGRAFMGDGAGTALAGLVGGSPTTTYAENIGVMAATRVYSTAAYYVAAVVAILFGFSPKFGAVVAAVPSGVLGGITVVLYGMIGLLGAKIWVDNKVSFGSPLNLVPLAAGLVIGIGDVALTFTDSFSITGIALGTIVTIVAYHAVKPFAPADWLGDHAGDDRAGTPGPTGGPADGPVAR
- a CDS encoding PucR family transcriptional regulator ligand-binding domain-containing protein, whose product is MIFDRPVQESWGYGISVAQMLELPELAGTTCVAGAAGLRRRIERLNVMEVPDIGPWMREQELLLTTGYPLREDPEQLVDLVVELDERGAAGLGIKLGRYIDALPASVLEEAERRSFPVLTLPDLGFDDVLSVVLSEVLNRQSVLLARSEHLHHELLQRITAGEGLAEVADHVSRLVGARVLVTTADGRVLVETDRTEPGRAAHGPEDISEDDGLERDPTGRVRVETLAYGFSDGPPQRIVVPVVAGRQDHGRLVATATRRSLEPADEHALRRAATVMALSITKQRELAAVESKYEGDFLRDVLAGRAGDPDEVVAHAAMLGWRFERPAVVLVAQHDDPPPPFRPAAGAAPPQDRFFAAWRSVVRSADPGAAVVGLGGEVVVVLGVDPDRGGSVRDLVRPFVTRVAGDGGGGRRTFCTGLSRVFTDVGDLPAAYEQARSAVRVGRWLQGPGAVVEFDSLGIHRLLSLVSDPGELAGFVADTLGELASDDAESDDLRTTLQALLDHNLNVAETARHLLFHYNTLRYRITKLERMIGPFTTDAHLRLNIAVALQALSLRSVSEVLPQRVPVARSAQRGSGDAGRSR
- a CDS encoding DUF2877 domain-containing protein; amino-acid sequence: MTSPADADLALSGRVAAPARELRVALAARAAAYLVDAGSGQPVCALVEHDAVVVPDAVRLPPGLAWEQVLAARTTHPILLGDDVLRCDDVVVPVRAATDSRLRIAGVDAADPAAAARRLTAARDRVAARTAATDSPWPAVTHAWTGGHATPAALATDAPGLVGRGPGLTPTGDDLCSGVLLVHRVLGTPGTDAAAAVVLDLARTRTTTASRLLLAAAAEGRATPAARRVLTTLLAPAPGGPEVTGALGVLDRHVAALLALGHTSGADLADGIRDGLLAASGSRSLLSPVPSTERNCA
- a CDS encoding FdrA family protein — translated: MSATGTDVHHVEVRRGRYVDSVSLMQVSATVAATPGVHKAQVAMATELNLDVLTGMGFEIPADAGPNDMIVAVSAEGDEAVAAALAVMEDAVASIGRGGGSGDTFGGEPAPRTTRWAVERSGAPLAVVSVPGEHAFAEAMGALDAGSSVLVFSDNVPLEHEVLLKRTAADRGLLVMGPDCGTAIVGGVGLGFANVVRRGPVGVAAASGTGAQQFTSLLHTAGVGVSHCLGLGGRDLSEAVGGLSARAALAALDADPATEVIVVVSKPPHPAVAADLQEYAATLATPVHLVLLGAGQPTITAGVEKVLAELGVDRPDWPTWGVPDEAPRVSGALRGLFAGGTLCDESMLIAAETLGDIRSNIPLRPELALPAGLEHDGHLMIDFGDDTLTQGRPHPMIDPGLRLARLEKEAADPATGVVLLDVVLGHGAHADPAGDLAPAVTAARRTAADAGRELAVVISLCGTDADPQGLEAQAAALAAAGASVFSSNAAATRYAVALVSGGQR